The Fulvivirga ligni genome window below encodes:
- a CDS encoding SusC/RagA family TonB-linked outer membrane protein has product MKNFLLGSFVLILMFSFGESWAQQRTISGKVTSSEDGSALPGVNVVLKGTTNGTVTDIDGNYSLSVSSSDGILTFSFIGLKTEEVEIGSKTVVDVQMADDVQQLSEVVVTGYSKESKAKVAGSIATVDASTIEKVPLATFDQILQGQSPGLVVTAGSGQPGTNAVKVRIRGNGSINGGNDPLYVVDGVPIGSDDIATLNPNDFGSVSILKDASATAIYGSRGANGVIVITTKSGRTDGSARVTYRTQYGTSQLARENFKMMNSTEKIAFEQFVQRGPTAGLDPNDPDDAAELDRLRAINTNWRDAFLRDGKTKNHEISISGGNQNIKYFTSGSYFDQEGTALSSDFERYTLRFNVYANATDKLRFGLNSSLGYSLSNFAPGQGVNLANPFAAAYLANPYEQPYDPETGELVTGNGRTGSNSLERLLKNTDKQNETKVVMSAFAEYEFIPDLTLRSTFGIDYTQEDDEFFVPPNTFGGRNVANGNQGQYSKNFYRDFQYVWTNLLSYSFNINADHDFGVSLGMEAIDNYDEGFGFSGFGINSKLPNSNSGITPGSAEGFIPTLGGYKTSSSLLSYFGILNYTFNQKYNLKLSLRRDGSSRFGDENQFATLWSVGGSWNASSEPFLKDIDFINNLKLRASYGQVGNQVGIGNFQSIGTFGSVSYGAESGLAPTSIGNPNLKWEIQKQANVGIDFGLWQDRISGSLDFYNSITDDLFIDTQLSRTTGFSVIQTNAGQVRNRGIEFSLSAEVLRIGDFSWTIGGNIAHNDNEILDLGQVSEFESGTSIIREGLPIGSHYVVEWAGVNPANGQPLYRDKEGNLTSVFDASNAVAKFGTSEPPTTGGINTKLVWKGFTLTGLMSFAHGYSRFNNQTFFQENPNFAQYNLSTIMNTMWKEPGDVTEVQSYAYGRQFSSKDIEDASFMRLRNVMLSYNLPSTLLSKTKIIRSVRVFVQGQNLATWTKWTGFDPEDDNNIGQYEYPVPKIYTMGLDVTF; this is encoded by the coding sequence ATGAAGAACTTTTTACTAGGAAGTTTCGTGTTGATTCTAATGTTCTCTTTCGGAGAATCCTGGGCTCAACAAAGAACGATATCTGGGAAAGTAACCTCGAGTGAGGATGGAAGTGCTTTGCCGGGTGTGAATGTGGTTCTAAAAGGAACTACTAATGGTACAGTAACCGATATCGATGGTAACTATTCCTTGTCAGTATCTTCTTCTGACGGAATATTGACATTCTCTTTTATAGGGCTTAAAACGGAAGAGGTTGAGATCGGTTCTAAGACTGTGGTAGATGTGCAGATGGCAGACGATGTGCAGCAATTAAGTGAAGTGGTAGTTACTGGATATTCAAAGGAAAGCAAAGCTAAGGTTGCAGGTTCAATTGCCACCGTAGACGCTAGTACTATTGAAAAAGTTCCATTGGCAACTTTTGATCAAATTCTTCAAGGACAAAGCCCTGGTTTAGTAGTGACTGCCGGATCGGGTCAGCCTGGAACAAATGCGGTAAAGGTTAGAATTAGAGGTAACGGTTCCATAAATGGAGGTAATGATCCATTATATGTAGTCGACGGAGTGCCAATTGGAAGTGATGACATTGCAACACTAAACCCTAATGATTTTGGTTCTGTAAGTATTCTAAAGGATGCTTCTGCTACTGCTATTTATGGTTCTAGAGGGGCCAATGGTGTTATAGTAATAACAACTAAGAGTGGTAGAACTGATGGGTCTGCAAGAGTAACTTATAGAACTCAGTATGGTACATCGCAATTGGCTAGAGAGAATTTTAAAATGATGAATTCTACTGAAAAAATTGCCTTTGAGCAATTTGTTCAAAGAGGACCTACTGCTGGTCTAGATCCTAACGATCCGGATGATGCAGCTGAACTGGATAGATTAAGAGCAATTAATACCAATTGGAGGGATGCCTTTTTAAGAGATGGTAAAACTAAAAATCATGAGATTTCCATTTCAGGAGGTAACCAGAACATTAAATATTTCACATCAGGTAGTTATTTTGATCAGGAGGGTACAGCATTATCATCAGATTTTGAAAGATATACATTAAGATTTAATGTTTACGCTAACGCTACTGATAAATTAAGGTTTGGACTTAATTCAAGTTTGGGTTATTCACTTTCTAACTTTGCTCCTGGTCAGGGTGTGAATCTAGCAAACCCATTTGCTGCAGCTTATTTAGCTAATCCATACGAGCAGCCATATGATCCTGAAACTGGAGAATTAGTTACAGGTAATGGACGTACAGGATCTAACTCTCTTGAGCGACTTTTGAAGAATACAGATAAGCAAAATGAAACAAAAGTTGTAATGTCAGCTTTCGCAGAATATGAGTTTATTCCTGATTTAACACTCAGATCAACTTTTGGTATTGATTATACTCAAGAAGATGATGAGTTTTTTGTTCCACCAAATACTTTTGGAGGGAGAAATGTGGCAAATGGAAACCAAGGTCAGTATAGTAAGAATTTCTACCGAGACTTCCAGTACGTATGGACCAACTTATTGTCGTACTCATTTAATATAAATGCAGACCATGATTTTGGGGTAAGTCTTGGTATGGAGGCTATTGATAACTACGATGAAGGCTTCGGGTTTTCTGGCTTTGGAATCAACTCAAAATTACCAAATAGTAATAGTGGTATAACTCCAGGTTCGGCAGAAGGTTTCATTCCTACCCTAGGAGGTTATAAGACTTCTAGTTCATTGCTTTCATATTTTGGAATCTTGAATTATACATTTAATCAGAAATATAATTTGAAGTTAAGTCTTAGAAGAGATGGATCTTCAAGATTTGGTGATGAAAACCAATTTGCTACACTTTGGTCAGTAGGTGGATCTTGGAATGCTTCAAGTGAACCATTCTTAAAAGATATAGATTTTATTAATAACCTTAAATTAAGAGCAAGTTACGGTCAAGTAGGAAATCAGGTTGGTATTGGTAATTTCCAATCAATTGGTACTTTCGGTTCTGTTAGCTATGGTGCTGAATCAGGCTTAGCTCCAACGAGTATTGGTAACCCTAATTTGAAATGGGAAATTCAAAAACAGGCAAACGTTGGTATTGACTTTGGACTATGGCAAGATAGGATTTCTGGTTCATTAGATTTTTATAACTCCATTACAGATGATCTATTTATTGATACACAGTTATCAAGAACAACTGGCTTCTCTGTAATACAGACCAATGCGGGTCAGGTAAGAAACAGAGGTATTGAATTCTCGCTTTCTGCAGAAGTACTAAGAATAGGTGATTTTAGCTGGACAATTGGTGGTAACATTGCACACAATGATAACGAAATTCTGGACTTAGGTCAGGTTTCTGAATTTGAATCAGGTACAAGTATTATTAGAGAAGGATTGCCTATCGGATCACATTATGTGGTGGAGTGGGCTGGAGTTAATCCTGCCAACGGTCAGCCTTTATATAGAGATAAAGAGGGTAATTTGACATCAGTATTTGATGCAAGTAATGCTGTAGCAAAATTTGGAACATCAGAGCCACCGACTACTGGAGGTATTAATACAAAGCTTGTTTGGAAAGGATTTACCTTGACAGGTTTGATGTCTTTTGCTCATGGTTATTCTAGATTTAATAACCAAACATTCTTCCAAGAGAACCCGAACTTTGCTCAATATAATCTTTCTACTATAATGAATACAATGTGGAAAGAGCCGGGAGATGTGACTGAGGTTCAAAGTTATGCATATGGAAGACAATTTTCTTCTAAAGATATAGAAGATGCTTCTTTTATGAGGTTAAGAAATGTAATGCTTAGCTACAATTTACCTAGTACGCTATTAAGTAAAACCAAAATTATAAGAAGTGTCAGAGTGTTTGTTCAAGGGCAAAATTTAGCAACATGGACAAAGTGGACTGGTTTCGATCCAGAGGATGATAATAACATTGGTCAGTATGAATATCCTGTTCCAAAAATTTACACTATGGGTCTAGACGTAACATTTTAA
- a CDS encoding RagB/SusD family nutrient uptake outer membrane protein, translating to MKKIYKIPFLILIISFVGCQDILDKEPIDIIDSNKAFQSAEDIDAGVIGVYAAMTATTYIDISSRMSDDVRLSPENRGQGVQIHDWSFAANEGSTTSAWNNCYQVVSRINRVLDAIERLTAEGVVTEADVAQSKAELLAIRALSHFDLWRIFSTKYNPSALAIPYMALPEGLQVDIKPERETTESVFTKIKADLAEAQNLMPDGFDSPTRITDLAISALRARVALYSEDWDDAITFSTQVIDNMELAGADDLKNVFSDVSNEGIVFELLRVSGDERVGTLFTDTNGDIFFNPSNEIISVYDSVNDARFDAYIEDDRTEADRDQVIKYPGKVGLDKLNDIKIFRVAEQFLIRAEAYANNNQTSLGNADLNTLRANRISGWVNQSYSQSDLLDEIMLERRRELAFEGHRFFDLKRRGLAIDREGDDCFRVPNACTLEASSFRFALPIPQSEIFASDMEQNPGYSNN from the coding sequence ATGAAAAAAATATATAAAATACCTTTCTTAATATTGATTATAAGCTTTGTCGGATGTCAAGACATTCTTGATAAAGAGCCTATTGATATTATTGACTCTAATAAGGCATTTCAAAGTGCTGAAGATATTGATGCTGGGGTTATAGGTGTATATGCTGCTATGACGGCTACAACCTATATAGATATATCCTCAAGAATGAGTGATGACGTACGTCTAAGTCCTGAGAATAGAGGGCAAGGGGTGCAGATTCATGATTGGTCATTTGCTGCCAATGAGGGATCAACTACGAGCGCCTGGAATAATTGCTATCAGGTGGTATCGCGTATTAATAGAGTATTAGATGCTATTGAGCGGTTAACAGCGGAAGGTGTAGTAACTGAAGCAGATGTTGCTCAAAGTAAGGCTGAGTTATTGGCTATTCGCGCATTAAGCCATTTTGATTTATGGAGAATATTTTCGACTAAATATAATCCTTCAGCTCTGGCAATTCCATATATGGCCTTGCCAGAAGGGCTTCAGGTAGATATAAAACCTGAAAGAGAAACTACCGAAAGTGTGTTTACCAAGATTAAAGCGGATTTAGCTGAGGCGCAAAATTTAATGCCTGATGGTTTTGATAGCCCAACAAGAATCACTGATTTAGCTATCAGTGCATTAAGAGCTAGAGTTGCGCTTTACTCTGAGGACTGGGATGATGCGATAACTTTTTCTACTCAGGTAATAGATAACATGGAGTTGGCAGGTGCTGATGACCTTAAAAATGTATTTTCTGATGTGTCTAATGAAGGGATTGTTTTTGAATTACTTCGTGTAAGTGGTGATGAAAGAGTTGGTACATTATTTACTGATACTAATGGAGATATATTCTTTAATCCATCAAATGAAATCATTTCTGTTTATGATTCAGTTAATGATGCAAGATTCGATGCTTACATCGAAGATGATCGTACTGAAGCTGATAGAGATCAGGTGATCAAATATCCAGGAAAAGTAGGTTTGGATAAACTTAATGATATTAAAATCTTTAGAGTAGCTGAGCAATTCTTAATTAGAGCTGAGGCATATGCTAATAATAATCAAACTTCTTTAGGTAATGCTGATTTAAATACATTAAGAGCTAATAGAATATCTGGTTGGGTTAATCAGTCTTATAGCCAATCTGATCTGTTGGATGAAATTATGTTAGAAAGACGTAGGGAGCTGGCATTTGAAGGTCATAGATTCTTTGACCTTAAAAGGCGTGGTTTGGCTATCGATAGAGAGGGTGATGACTGTTTTAGAGTGCCTAATGCATGTACTTTAGAAGCTAGTAGCTTCAGGTTTGCTTTGCCAATACCTCAGTCAGAGATATTCGCAAGTGATATGGAGCAAAACCCAGGTTATTCAAATAATTAA
- a CDS encoding IS3 family transposase (programmed frameshift), which translates to MKQDKKNSEKAKKRTQRDYTLGFKLSVVDLVEKGDLTYKQAQRRYGIQGRSTVLTWLRKHGRLDWSQPYIHFKKMPNSEETPAQKIKRLEKELADEKARNLVLNRMIDISDKEFGTANQKKALARTARELQQERKLSLAHACRLFGISRQTIYQHEKAWLERESDLLLVKQLVENKRRLMPRLGTRKLYALLKADFVENGVKIGRDGLFDYLRRERMLVKPKKNYTKTTHSKHWLRKHPNLYQNRKLSRPEEVFVSDITYIKTDQGTHYLSLVTDAYSRKIVGHHLSNDMNAESVVKALKKAFKSRKTTKDLIHHSDRGLQYCSEIYQRELKNNRVTPSMTEGYDCYQNALAERVNGILKGEFLIHQCKTVEELERYLSESINTYNNIRPHLSLNMKTPNQIHEKTTEEYPVVLN; encoded by the exons ATGAAACAGGACAAAAAGAATTCAGAAAAAGCCAAAAAGCGTACCCAACGGGATTATACCTTAGGCTTTAAATTATCAGTAGTAGATTTAGTAGAAAAGGGCGATCTGACCTATAAGCAAGCACAAAGGCGTTATGGTATTCAAGGAAGAAGTACGGTTTTAACTTGGTTAAGAAAGCATGGACGATTAGATTGGAGTCAACCCTATATCCATTTTAAAAAGATGCCAAATTCAGAAGAAACTCCTGCACAAAAAATCAAGCGTTTGGAAAAAGAACTTGCAGATGAAAAAGCAAGAAACCTAGTTTTAAATAGAATGATCGACATATCAGACAAAGAGTTTGGAACAGCGA ATCAGAAAAAAGCACTTGCCCGGACAGCAAGAGAACTCCAGCAAGAAAGAAAGCTAAGTTTAGCTCATGCTTGCCGCTTGTTCGGGATAAGCCGTCAAACTATTTACCAGCACGAAAAAGCATGGCTTGAAAGAGAGTCTGATCTTCTACTTGTAAAACAACTAGTTGAGAACAAAAGAAGGTTAATGCCTCGCTTAGGGACACGCAAACTATATGCTTTACTCAAAGCTGACTTTGTTGAAAATGGAGTAAAAATAGGTCGAGATGGACTGTTTGATTACTTAAGAAGAGAAAGGATGTTGGTTAAACCAAAGAAAAATTACACAAAAACGACTCACTCAAAACATTGGCTTCGCAAGCATCCTAACCTGTATCAAAACAGAAAGCTGAGTAGACCAGAAGAGGTATTTGTAAGTGACATCACCTATATAAAAACAGATCAGGGGACACATTACCTCTCATTGGTAACAGACGCGTACTCAAGAAAAATTGTAGGCCACCATTTAAGCAATGATATGAATGCAGAAAGTGTCGTGAAAGCATTAAAAAAAGCTTTTAAAAGTAGAAAAACAACCAAAGACCTTATTCATCATTCCGATAGAGGTTTACAATATTGTTCTGAAATATATCAAAGAGAACTAAAAAATAACCGAGTTACTCCTTCTATGACTGAAGGATATGACTGTTATCAGAATGCATTAGCAGAGCGTGTAAACGGAATTCTTAAGGGAGAATTCTTGATCCATCAATGTAAAACTGTGGAAGAATTAGAACGCTATTTAAGTGAATCTATTAACACCTACAATAACATAAGACCTCATTTGAGTTTAAATATGAAAACCCCAAATCAAATACATGAAAAAACCACAGAAGAATATCCTGTGGTTCTTAATTAA
- a CDS encoding Lrp/AsnC ligand binding domain-containing protein — protein sequence MPANYEIDNVDLKILEILLKNAKKPYTEVAKQVFVSGGTVHVRMKKLEDMGVVEGTTLKIDYTKLGYDITAFIGIFLSKSELYDQVISELKQIPEIVNVHYTTGNYSMFAKIHCKDTQHLKDVLHDKIQRVEGIIRTDTMISLEESINRNIQLEMKNN from the coding sequence ATGCCTGCTAATTATGAAATTGATAACGTAGATCTCAAGATTTTAGAGATCCTACTTAAAAACGCTAAAAAACCATATACTGAAGTAGCTAAGCAAGTATTTGTGTCTGGTGGTACCGTTCACGTACGCATGAAAAAGCTCGAAGATATGGGGGTGGTTGAAGGCACTACCTTGAAAATCGACTACACAAAATTAGGTTATGATATCACCGCTTTCATAGGTATTTTCCTTTCTAAAAGTGAGCTATATGATCAGGTGATTTCAGAACTAAAGCAAATCCCTGAGATTGTGAATGTTCATTATACTACTGGTAACTATAGTATGTTTGCTAAAATTCACTGCAAGGATACCCAGCACCTTAAAGACGTTCTACACGATAAGATACAACGTGTGGAAGGAATTATCAGAACGGATACTATGATTTCCCTTGAGGAAAGTATCAATAGAAATATTCAATTAGAGATGAAAAATAATTGA
- the sufB gene encoding Fe-S cluster assembly protein SufB — translation MSKDNQILEEFTSKEYEHGWNIDLEADQAPKGLSEEIVHFISAKKEEPEWLLEWRLKAYRAWTKMEEPEWANVTFPKINYQDIIYYSAPKQKVKPKSLDEIDPELRETFKKLGISLEEQKRLTGVAVDAVLDSVSVATTFKDKLAELGIIFCSFSEAVKEHPELVKKYLGSVVPQNDNYFSALNSAVFSDGSFCYIPKGVRCPMELSTYFRINAANTGQFERTLIVAEEGSYVSYLEGCTAPQRDENQLHAAVVEIYAKKEAEVKYSTVQNWYPGDKEGKGGIYNFVTKRGICAGDHSKISWTQVETGSSVTWKYPSCILKGDHSIGEFYSVAVTNNRQQADTGTKMIHIGKNTKSRIVSKGVSAGYSQNSYRGQVKVMKRAEGARNFSQCDSLLMGDKCGAHTFPYIDIENKSAQVEHEATTSKIGEDQIFYCTQRGIDEESAVALIVNGYCKEVLNQLPMEFAVEAQKLLALTLEGSVG, via the coding sequence ATGAGCAAAGATAATCAGATATTAGAAGAATTTACCTCTAAAGAATACGAGCACGGATGGAACATAGATCTGGAAGCAGATCAGGCTCCTAAGGGCTTAAGTGAGGAAATTGTACATTTTATCTCGGCGAAGAAGGAAGAACCAGAATGGCTTCTAGAGTGGAGATTGAAGGCCTACCGTGCCTGGACAAAGATGGAAGAGCCGGAGTGGGCGAATGTTACATTTCCAAAGATCAACTACCAGGATATTATTTACTATTCAGCTCCCAAGCAGAAAGTGAAACCTAAAAGTCTTGACGAGATCGATCCTGAATTAAGGGAGACTTTTAAGAAACTTGGTATCAGTTTGGAAGAGCAGAAAAGACTTACCGGTGTGGCGGTAGATGCTGTATTGGACAGTGTTTCTGTTGCTACTACCTTTAAAGATAAATTGGCTGAATTAGGAATCATTTTCTGCTCATTCAGTGAGGCAGTAAAAGAACATCCTGAGTTAGTGAAGAAATACTTAGGCTCTGTAGTTCCTCAAAATGATAATTACTTTTCAGCCTTAAATTCAGCTGTATTCTCTGATGGGTCATTTTGTTATATCCCGAAAGGAGTACGTTGCCCTATGGAGTTGAGTACCTATTTCAGAATTAATGCTGCTAATACTGGTCAGTTTGAAAGAACTTTGATTGTTGCTGAAGAAGGATCATATGTAAGCTATCTAGAAGGTTGTACTGCTCCTCAGCGTGATGAAAACCAGCTTCATGCTGCAGTAGTAGAGATTTATGCTAAGAAGGAGGCTGAGGTCAAATATTCTACCGTGCAGAACTGGTACCCTGGTGATAAAGAAGGTAAAGGAGGTATTTATAACTTCGTTACTAAGAGAGGTATCTGCGCTGGTGATCATTCTAAAATTTCCTGGACACAGGTTGAAACAGGTTCATCCGTAACCTGGAAATACCCATCTTGTATATTAAAAGGAGATCATTCAATAGGAGAGTTTTATTCAGTGGCTGTTACCAATAACAGACAGCAGGCTGATACCGGAACCAAGATGATCCACATTGGTAAAAATACCAAGTCGAGAATCGTTTCTAAAGGTGTGTCAGCGGGATACTCGCAAAATAGTTATAGAGGTCAAGTAAAAGTAATGAAGAGAGCTGAAGGTGCAAGAAACTTCTCTCAGTGTGATTCATTGCTTATGGGAGATAAGTGCGGTGCGCATACTTTCCCTTACATCGATATAGAAAATAAATCAGCACAGGTAGAGCACGAGGCTACCACTTCAAAAATTGGTGAGGATCAAATCTTCTACTGTACTCAGAGAGGTATAGACGAGGAGAGTGCCGTGGCATTAATCGTAAACGGTTACTGTAAAGAGGTACTTAACCAGTTGCCAATGGAGTTTGCTGTGGAGGCTCAAAAATTATTAGCCCTTACCCTGGAAGGAAGTGTGGGTTAA
- the sufC gene encoding Fe-S cluster assembly ATPase SufC, translating into MLKIKNLHASIEGKDILNGINLEIKPGEVHAIMGPNGSGKSTLASVLAGREEYEVTDGEVEYLGKDLLDLSPEDRAREGVFLAFQYPVEIPGVSTTNFLKTALNQIREYRGQEPLDAVSFLTLMKEKMKLVEIDQSLLSRALNEGFSGGEKKRNEIFQMAMLEPKLSILDETDSGLDIDALRIVANGVNKLKTSETSTIVVTHYQRLLDYIVPDFVHVLYKGKIVKSGDKNLALELEEKGYDWIKEEVDTTTA; encoded by the coding sequence ATGCTTAAGATAAAGAACTTACACGCATCAATAGAAGGAAAAGATATACTAAACGGTATAAACTTAGAGATTAAGCCTGGTGAAGTACATGCTATTATGGGGCCTAACGGTTCTGGAAAAAGTACATTGGCTTCTGTATTAGCGGGCAGAGAGGAATATGAAGTTACTGATGGCGAAGTAGAGTATCTTGGTAAAGATTTGTTAGATCTTTCTCCAGAAGATAGAGCTAGAGAAGGAGTTTTCTTGGCATTTCAGTATCCTGTAGAAATACCAGGTGTAAGTACTACTAACTTCTTAAAAACTGCACTTAACCAAATTCGTGAGTATAGAGGGCAGGAGCCTTTAGATGCTGTTTCCTTCCTTACTTTGATGAAGGAGAAAATGAAATTGGTGGAAATAGACCAATCATTATTGAGCAGAGCACTTAATGAAGGATTCTCTGGAGGTGAGAAGAAAAGAAACGAAATTTTCCAAATGGCAATGCTAGAGCCTAAGTTATCTATCTTGGATGAAACAGATTCAGGACTTGATATAGATGCTCTAAGAATTGTAGCCAACGGAGTTAATAAACTAAAAACTAGCGAGACTTCTACTATTGTGGTAACGCATTATCAGAGATTGCTAGATTATATAGTACCAGATTTTGTGCACGTACTGTACAAAGGTAAGATTGTGAAAAGTGGAGATAAAAACCTTGCTCTTGAATTAGAGGAGAAAGGTTATGATTGGATTAAAGAAGAAGTAGATACTACCACTGCCTAG
- the sufD gene encoding Fe-S cluster assembly protein SufD, with the protein MSEITQESLESKFVNHFEALESRINGASALPFHKVRKEALESFKSLGLPGVKNEEYKYTPIQKVLTKNFDLQGANATDGVSDQFVNDAFIPDLKTNTLVFINGILSDEYSNIISENLIIKSFKEALEENAEDVAEYLAKYADYKEDAFVALNTALAEHGSFIKIADKQIVEEPIALYFINDTSANEVHIQPRNLFVAGKNSQATFMEIYKTAGDKPSFINIVSEIVVNENAHIDFFKIQNNKDSAYQVGTTQVWQDRSSYFSAYTFTLNGALVRNNLNITVDAEGCESHMYGLYLLNGNTHVDNHTAVDHRKPNCFSNELYKGILEDQSHGVFNGKVYVRQEAQKTNAFQSNKNILLSNDAVINTKPQLEIWADDVKCSHGCTTGQLDEEALFYLQSRGVGKERARVLLLYAFAAEVLESVKIEPLKKYLEGLISERLHKDF; encoded by the coding sequence ATGAGTGAAATAACACAAGAAAGTCTGGAAAGCAAATTTGTAAATCATTTCGAAGCTCTTGAGTCAAGAATTAATGGTGCTTCAGCCTTGCCTTTTCATAAGGTGAGAAAAGAGGCCCTTGAATCTTTTAAGTCATTAGGACTGCCAGGTGTAAAAAATGAAGAATATAAGTATACACCTATCCAAAAGGTTTTAACCAAAAACTTTGATTTACAGGGAGCTAACGCAACTGATGGTGTATCAGATCAGTTTGTGAATGATGCCTTTATTCCAGACCTGAAAACGAACACTTTAGTTTTTATTAATGGAATATTGTCTGATGAATACAGCAATATCATTAGTGAAAACCTAATTATAAAAAGCTTTAAAGAGGCATTAGAAGAGAATGCTGAAGATGTGGCAGAGTACTTAGCGAAGTATGCTGATTATAAAGAAGATGCATTCGTGGCTTTGAACACTGCACTAGCAGAGCATGGCTCTTTTATTAAAATAGCTGATAAGCAAATAGTTGAAGAGCCAATTGCCCTTTACTTCATTAATGATACTTCAGCTAATGAGGTGCATATTCAGCCAAGAAACTTATTTGTAGCTGGGAAAAACAGCCAGGCTACTTTCATGGAGATCTACAAGACTGCAGGTGATAAGCCAAGTTTTATAAATATCGTTTCTGAAATTGTAGTGAATGAGAATGCTCATATCGACTTTTTTAAGATCCAAAACAATAAAGATTCTGCATATCAGGTAGGAACCACTCAGGTTTGGCAGGATAGATCAAGCTATTTCTCAGCCTATACATTTACCTTAAATGGAGCGTTGGTGAGAAATAACTTGAATATTACTGTAGATGCAGAAGGCTGTGAATCTCACATGTATGGCCTTTATCTACTTAACGGTAACACTCACGTTGATAATCACACAGCAGTAGACCATAGAAAGCCTAACTGCTTTAGCAATGAACTTTACAAGGGAATTCTAGAGGATCAATCTCATGGCGTTTTTAATGGTAAAGTTTATGTGAGACAGGAAGCACAGAAGACTAATGCCTTCCAGTCTAATAAGAACATATTGCTTAGCAATGATGCGGTTATAAATACCAAGCCTCAGCTTGAAATATGGGCAGATGATGTGAAGTGCTCTCATGGTTGTACCACTGGTCAGCTAGATGAAGAAGCTTTGTTCTATTTGCAGTCGCGTGGGGTAGGTAAGGAGAGAGCCAGAGTTTTATTATTGTATGCTTTTGCAGCAGAGGTGCTAGAAAGTGTGAAAATAGAACCATTGAAAAAATACTTGGAAGGATTAATATCAGAAAGGTTGCATAAAGATTTTTAA